The proteins below are encoded in one region of Nitrosomonas ureae:
- a CDS encoding ribonucleoside-diphosphate reductase subunit alpha: MQLATEHTNLKSVSGTSSFIDMPTQNSRFPQHRVIRRNGAVVTFEPGKISVALTKAFIAVDGGQGAASVRVREVVANLTQDVVNALLRRQPDSGTFHIEDIQDQVELALMRSGEHDVARAYVLYREERTRERAKLKQKSTAETAAEVLYVMDNGQRVPLDVAKLSALIETSCEGLKNAVDPALILKATLKDLYDGVPIDEVRKSLILSARVLIEKDPAYSYVTARLLLDNVRHEVLGAEVSQQAMKSHYQEYFPAFIKRGIEADLLDQRLAQFDLARLSEALDADRDLQFDYLGLQTLYDRYFLHIKEQRIELPQAFFMRVAMGLALNEIDREARAIEFYQVLSSFDFMSSTPTLFNSGTCRSQLSSCYLTTVPDDLDGIYESIKENALLAKYAGGLGNDWTAVRAMGARIKGTNGKSQGVVPFLKVVSDTAVAVNQGGKRKGAVCAYLECWHLDIEEFLELRKNTGDDRRRTHDMNTATWIPDLFMKRVMEGGDWTLFSPSDAPDLHEKFGQQFEQAYLGYEARIERGELELYKKIPAVQLWRKMLSMLFETGHPWITFKDPCNIRSPQNHIGVVHSSNLCTEITLNTNDKEIAVCNLGSVNLVAHLKDGALDLDKLKRTIHVAMRMLDNVIDINFYAVAKARNANLKHRPVGLGIMGFQDCLHQLGIPYGSPAAVEFADRSMEAVAYQAYWASTELAQERGCYSSYQGSLWDRGILPHDTLTVLQQERGGYVEADLSATLDWEALRQRIKLHGMRNSNCLAIAPTATISNIVGVSASIEPTYQNLYVKSNLSGEFTITNRSLVNDLKRLNLWDEVMISDLKYFDGAISKIDRIPENIRTLYATAFEMDPLWLIEAGARRQKWIDQSQSLNIYMGGVSGKKLDETYKLAWLRGLKTTYYLRSMGATAAEKSTVRAGSLNAVPADGGVVKAAVEVSTVEIKYCAIDDESCESCQ; the protein is encoded by the coding sequence ATGCAACTTGCGACAGAACATACCAACCTCAAATCTGTATCCGGAACTTCAAGTTTTATCGATATGCCGACCCAAAATTCCCGTTTTCCCCAGCATAGAGTCATTCGCCGCAATGGTGCGGTGGTTACGTTTGAGCCCGGCAAGATCTCGGTCGCTTTGACGAAAGCATTCATTGCTGTTGATGGTGGTCAGGGTGCTGCATCGGTCAGGGTGCGTGAGGTCGTGGCCAACTTAACTCAGGATGTGGTGAACGCCTTGCTGCGCCGACAACCCGATAGCGGTACTTTTCATATCGAAGATATCCAGGATCAGGTGGAATTGGCTTTGATGCGCTCCGGCGAACACGATGTGGCACGCGCTTATGTGCTGTATCGTGAAGAACGCACGCGGGAAAGGGCCAAGCTGAAGCAAAAATCGACCGCAGAGACGGCGGCGGAAGTTCTGTATGTTATGGATAACGGGCAAAGAGTGCCGCTGGACGTGGCCAAATTGTCCGCATTGATCGAAACTTCCTGCGAAGGATTGAAAAATGCCGTCGATCCTGCATTGATTCTGAAAGCCACATTGAAGGATTTGTACGACGGCGTACCTATCGATGAAGTCAGAAAATCCCTGATCTTGTCGGCGCGCGTGTTGATTGAAAAGGATCCCGCCTACAGCTATGTCACGGCACGTTTGCTGCTGGACAATGTGCGTCATGAAGTGCTGGGTGCGGAGGTTTCGCAACAAGCGATGAAGTCGCACTATCAAGAGTATTTTCCGGCCTTCATCAAACGCGGCATAGAGGCCGATCTGCTGGATCAACGCCTGGCGCAATTTGATTTGGCGCGCTTGAGCGAAGCGCTGGATGCGGATCGTGACCTGCAATTTGATTATCTGGGATTGCAAACCTTGTACGACCGCTATTTTCTGCATATCAAAGAACAGCGTATCGAATTGCCGCAAGCGTTTTTTATGCGCGTGGCGATGGGACTGGCGTTGAATGAGATCGATCGGGAAGCACGCGCCATCGAATTCTATCAAGTATTGTCGAGTTTTGATTTCATGAGTTCAACGCCGACATTGTTCAATTCCGGCACTTGCCGTTCGCAATTGTCATCGTGCTACCTGACCACGGTTCCGGACGATCTGGATGGCATTTATGAATCCATCAAGGAAAATGCGCTGCTGGCCAAGTATGCCGGTGGGTTGGGCAATGACTGGACAGCGGTGCGCGCCATGGGCGCGCGTATCAAAGGCACCAATGGTAAATCGCAGGGCGTGGTGCCGTTTCTGAAAGTGGTGTCCGATACCGCGGTAGCGGTCAATCAAGGCGGCAAACGCAAAGGCGCGGTTTGTGCCTATCTGGAATGCTGGCATCTGGATATCGAGGAATTTCTCGAGCTGCGTAAAAATACCGGTGACGATCGCCGCCGCACGCACGACATGAATACCGCCACCTGGATTCCCGATCTATTTATGAAGCGTGTCATGGAGGGCGGGGATTGGACATTATTCTCACCTTCGGATGCTCCGGATTTACATGAAAAATTCGGCCAGCAATTTGAACAAGCGTATTTAGGCTACGAAGCCAGGATTGAACGCGGCGAGCTGGAGTTGTACAAAAAAATTCCGGCAGTGCAATTGTGGCGCAAAATGCTGAGCATGTTGTTTGAAACCGGCCACCCGTGGATCACGTTCAAGGATCCTTGCAATATCCGTTCACCGCAGAACCATATCGGCGTGGTGCACAGTTCCAATCTGTGCACGGAAATCACTTTGAACACTAACGATAAGGAAATCGCCGTGTGCAATCTGGGTTCGGTCAATCTGGTCGCGCATTTGAAGGATGGGGCGTTGGATCTGGACAAGCTCAAACGCACCATTCATGTGGCCATGCGCATGCTGGATAATGTCATCGACATCAATTTTTACGCCGTGGCGAAAGCGCGCAATGCCAACTTGAAGCACCGTCCGGTGGGATTGGGCATCATGGGGTTCCAGGATTGTCTGCATCAACTGGGTATTCCCTACGGTTCGCCAGCAGCGGTGGAATTTGCCGACCGTTCGATGGAGGCCGTGGCTTATCAGGCCTACTGGGCATCGACCGAACTGGCGCAAGAGCGCGGTTGTTATAGCAGTTATCAAGGCAGCCTGTGGGATCGCGGCATTCTGCCGCACGATACGCTGACGGTGTTGCAGCAGGAGCGCGGCGGCTATGTCGAAGCGGATCTCTCCGCGACGCTGGATTGGGAAGCGTTGCGGCAGCGCATCAAATTGCATGGCATGCGCAATTCCAACTGCCTGGCGATCGCGCCGACTGCGACGATATCGAATATTGTGGGGGTATCCGCGAGCATCGAGCCGACTTATCAAAACTTGTACGTCAAATCGAATCTGTCCGGGGAATTCACGATTACCAATCGGTCGCTGGTCAACGATCTGAAGAGGCTCAATCTGTGGGATGAAGTCATGATCTCCGACTTGAAATATTTTGACGGCGCGATCAGCAAAATCGACCGCATCCCGGAAAATATTCGCACCCTGTACGCCACTGCATTTGAGATGGACCCGCTGTGGCTGATCGAAGCGGGCGCGCGGCGGCAGAAATGGATCGACCAATCGCAATCGCTGAATATTTATATGGGGGGCGTGTCCGGCAAGAAACTGGATGAAACCTATAAACTGGCATGGTTGCGCGGTCTGAAAACCACCTATTATCTACGCTCGATGGGCGCCACCGCGGCGGAAAAATCGACCGTGCGCGCAGGATCGTTGAATGCCGTGCCTGCCGATGGCGGAGTCGTTAAGGCGGCGGTGGAAGTATCCACGGTTGAAATCAAATATTGCGCGATCGATGACGAAAGCTGCGAATCCTGCCAATAA
- a CDS encoding ribonucleotide-diphosphate reductase subunit beta codes for MLTFEDESPKEKPSIPGLDAPLQGLFKESHTAADEPAVAGSANRRIAVEDKQIINCNADVNQLVPFKYKWAWDKYLGACANHWMPQEISMSRDIALWRDPNGLTEDERRLVKRNLGFFVTADSLAANNIVLGTYRHITNPECRQYLLRQAFEEAIHTHAYQYIVESLGLDEGEIFNAYHEVSSIRDKDEFLIPFIDTLTNPHFKTGTLETDQQLLRSLIVFACIMEGLFFYVGFTQILALGRQNKMTGSAEQYQYILRDESMHCNFGIDVINQIKMENPQLWTKAFREEIAALMQKAVALEYRYAEDTMPRGVLGMNAPMFKEYLRYIANRRCQQIGLDTLYPNANNPFPWMSEMMDLKKEKNFFETRVTEYQTGGALSWD; via the coding sequence ATGCTGACATTTGAAGACGAATCACCTAAGGAAAAGCCATCAATCCCGGGTTTGGATGCACCGCTGCAAGGACTGTTTAAGGAATCCCACACTGCCGCGGATGAGCCAGCTGTTGCGGGCAGCGCCAACCGCCGTATTGCGGTGGAAGATAAGCAAATCATCAATTGCAATGCGGACGTGAATCAATTGGTGCCGTTCAAATACAAATGGGCCTGGGATAAATACCTCGGCGCCTGTGCGAACCATTGGATGCCGCAGGAAATCAGCATGAGCCGCGATATTGCATTGTGGAGGGATCCGAACGGTTTGACCGAAGATGAGCGCCGCCTGGTCAAGCGTAACCTGGGTTTCTTTGTCACGGCGGATTCATTGGCGGCGAACAACATTGTGCTGGGCACGTACCGTCACATCACCAATCCGGAATGTCGCCAGTATTTGCTGCGCCAGGCGTTCGAAGAAGCCATTCATACCCATGCGTATCAATATATCGTTGAGTCACTCGGCTTGGACGAAGGGGAAATCTTCAACGCCTATCACGAAGTATCCTCGATTCGCGACAAAGACGAATTTCTGATTCCGTTTATCGACACGCTAACGAATCCGCACTTCAAGACCGGTACGTTGGAGACCGATCAGCAACTGCTCAGAAGCCTGATCGTGTTTGCCTGCATTATGGAAGGTCTGTTCTTCTACGTTGGATTCACGCAGATTCTGGCGCTCGGGCGGCAAAATAAAATGACCGGTTCAGCTGAGCAATATCAATACATTTTGCGTGATGAATCGATGCACTGCAATTTCGGTATCGACGTGATCAACCAGATCAAAATGGAAAATCCGCAGTTGTGGACCAAGGCATTCCGTGAAGAAATCGCCGCATTGATGCAAAAAGCTGTGGCGCTGGAATACCGCTACGCCGAAGACACCATGCCGCGCGGCGTATTGGGCATGAACGCGCCGATGTTCAAGGAATATCTGCGCTACATCGCCAATCGCCGCTGCCAGCAGATCGGCCTGGACACGCTGTACCCGAATGCCAATAATCCATTCCCGTGGATGTCGGAAATGATGGATCTCAAGAAAGAAAAGAATTTCTTTGAAACGAGGGTGACCGAGTATCAAACAGGTGGGGCGCTGAGTTGGGATTGA